A genomic window from Massilia sp. METH4 includes:
- a CDS encoding universal stress protein gives MYRKILITTDGSAVSRMTACAGVSFAQQLGAEVLALFVAPEYQYPIYVEIIPPSYPSEEEYRAAMSRAGSDHVQSIVTSCDKKGVRCESMTAFSESAALKIVEIAEQKGCDLIFIGSHGRSGWGQLLLGSVTNKVLSHSKIPVLVHRLLKEPLPD, from the coding sequence ATGTACCGGAAAATTCTGATTACTACAGACGGGTCCGCCGTGTCCCGCATGACTGCCTGCGCCGGCGTCTCGTTCGCCCAGCAGCTCGGCGCCGAAGTACTCGCATTGTTTGTCGCGCCTGAATATCAGTACCCCATCTACGTCGAGATCATTCCGCCCAGCTATCCCAGCGAGGAGGAATACCGCGCCGCGATGAGCCGGGCCGGCAGCGACCACGTGCAGTCGATCGTGACCTCGTGCGACAAGAAAGGCGTGCGCTGCGAAAGCATGACCGCCTTTTCCGAGAGCGCTGCGCTAAAGATCGTCGAGATCGCCGAACAGAAAGGTTGCGACCTGATCTTCATCGGCTCCCACGGCCGCAGCGGTTGGGGGCAATTATTGCTGGGCAGTGTTACCAACAAGGTACTCTCGCACTCGAAGATCCCGGTGCTCGTGCACCGCCTGCTGAAAGAACCCCTGCCGGATTGA
- a CDS encoding response regulator transcription factor, producing MIRIVIADDHTIMREGLKRILDGAPDIDIVGEAVDGFEVLRHVRQGGFDLLLLDLSMPGRSGVDLIRQIRSEAPKLNVLILTMHEEEQYAVRAIRAGAQGYLTKESAGTQLVGAIRKVASGRPYISTEVAEQLALNIMMPNESLLHKQLSDREFEVFSLLVSGKSITEIANSLHLSVKTVSTHKTRIMQKMGMSSLSEMVQYAVAHKLLSPFKS from the coding sequence ATGATCAGAATAGTCATCGCAGACGACCACACCATCATGCGCGAGGGCCTCAAGCGCATCCTCGACGGCGCCCCCGACATCGACATTGTCGGCGAGGCCGTCGATGGCTTTGAAGTATTGCGTCACGTGCGCCAGGGCGGCTTCGACCTGCTGCTGCTCGATTTGTCGATGCCTGGCCGCAGCGGCGTGGACCTGATTCGGCAGATTCGCAGCGAAGCGCCGAAATTGAATGTCCTGATCCTCACGATGCACGAAGAGGAACAGTATGCCGTACGCGCGATCCGCGCCGGCGCGCAGGGCTACCTCACGAAGGAAAGCGCCGGCACGCAACTCGTGGGCGCCATCCGCAAGGTCGCTTCCGGCCGGCCCTATATCAGCACCGAAGTGGCCGAACAGTTGGCGCTCAATATCATGATGCCCAACGAAAGCCTGTTGCATAAGCAGTTATCCGACCGCGAATTCGAGGTTTTCTCCTTGCTCGTATCCGGCAAGTCGATTACCGAGATCGCCAATAGCCTGCACCTGTCGGTAAAAACCGTCAGTACACATAAAACGCGAATCATGCAGAAAATGGGAATGAGCTCGCTGTCGGAAATGGTCCAATACGCAGTTGCGCACAAGCTACTGTCGCCGTTCAAATCCTGA
- a CDS encoding helix-turn-helix domain-containing protein, producing the protein MEAGRQRQGRLWSNLKEVCDLLHIPAACSVNAEELLFQHVQFKTGQRIHTIGQPFDTLYIVNSGFLKTVLIDEFGNEQVLSFPMKGDMLGVDGIHSRHYSSEAVALSDCDLILLPFKKLTALGRVHVELEHMMYGVMSRELVREQAMIGMLGALSAEARVARFLVSLADRFAQMGYSSKLFNLRMTRHEIGSYLGLTLETVSRTLSAFNEIGLITVDQRTIGIKDPDALKTLRRLPPSRSRSKSPSRNKAATAEAAPTPPVQLVAAV; encoded by the coding sequence ATGGAGGCGGGCCGCCAGCGCCAGGGCCGCCTCTGGTCGAACCTGAAGGAAGTCTGCGACCTCCTGCATATCCCGGCGGCCTGCTCCGTCAACGCCGAAGAACTGTTGTTCCAGCACGTCCAGTTCAAGACCGGCCAGCGCATCCACACGATCGGCCAGCCATTCGATACGCTGTACATCGTCAATTCCGGCTTCCTGAAAACCGTCCTCATCGACGAGTTCGGCAACGAACAGGTGCTGAGCTTCCCGATGAAGGGCGACATGCTGGGCGTCGATGGCATCCACAGCCGCCATTACTCGTCCGAAGCCGTGGCCCTGTCCGATTGCGACCTGATCCTGCTGCCGTTCAAGAAGCTGACCGCGCTGGGCCGTGTGCACGTGGAACTGGAACACATGATGTATGGCGTGATGAGCCGCGAACTGGTGCGCGAACAGGCAATGATCGGCATGCTGGGTGCGCTGAGCGCCGAAGCCCGTGTTGCACGTTTCCTCGTCTCGCTGGCCGACCGCTTCGCGCAGATGGGCTATTCGAGCAAGTTGTTCAATCTGCGCATGACGCGCCATGAAATCGGCAGCTACCTGGGCCTGACCCTGGAAACCGTGAGCCGCACCTTGTCCGCCTTCAATGAAATCGGCCTGATCACGGTCGACCAGCGCACGATCGGCATCAAGGATCCGGATGCGCTGAAAACGCTGCGCCGCCTGCCGCCTTCCCGCTCGCGCAGCAAGTCGCCGTCGCGTAACAAGGCGGCCACCGCCGAAGCCGCGCCCACGCCGCCTGTGCAACTCGTGGCCGCCGTTTGA
- the hemP gene encoding hemin uptake protein HemP — MQTQANQTKPAPAPRQPAPVRRLTTAGLMQDQREVEIEHAGRIYRLRITQLNKLILTA, encoded by the coding sequence ATGCAGACCCAAGCCAACCAAACCAAGCCGGCGCCTGCTCCCCGGCAGCCCGCTCCCGTTCGCCGGCTCACCACCGCTGGCCTGATGCAGGACCAGCGCGAAGTCGAAATCGAGCACGCGGGCCGCATCTACCGTTTGCGCATCACGCAGCTGAACAAGCTGATCCTTACCGCCTGA